In Brevundimonas sp. SGAir0440, one DNA window encodes the following:
- the hemW gene encoding radical SAM family heme chaperone HemW — MTDPLDPGSDVGLYVHWPYCARICPYCDFNVVRDRGRIEEQAALVEAILADLRAQRDLTGPRRLASIFFGGGTPSLMEPDAIARIVAAARDLFPPAGDIEITLEANPTDAEAGRFAALADAGINRLSMGVQALDDAALRFLGRDHSAAEALRAVDLARRAFDRLSIDLIYARPDQTPQAWAAELTAALALGFEHVSPYQLTIEPTTAFGRAFARGTLTPPDEDRAASLYETTQDVLSAAGFEAYEVSNHARGPAARSSHNLHVWRGGDYLGVGPGAHGRLTLDGVRTATVAHRRIADYVAGVSSLTPWSERDAQTAADAAEERLLLALRTTEGAPATLLSTLGLSPEDAPVADLIADGFLTLKAERLITTERGLPVLDGVLKALLT; from the coding sequence TTGACTGATCCGCTTGATCCGGGATCGGACGTCGGCCTCTACGTCCACTGGCCCTATTGCGCGCGCATCTGCCCCTACTGCGACTTCAACGTCGTGCGCGATCGCGGGCGCATCGAGGAACAGGCCGCGCTGGTCGAGGCGATCCTGGCCGATCTGCGCGCCCAGAGAGATCTGACAGGCCCGCGCCGGCTGGCCTCGATCTTCTTCGGCGGCGGCACGCCGTCGCTGATGGAGCCCGACGCCATCGCGCGCATCGTGGCGGCGGCCCGCGACCTGTTCCCGCCCGCCGGCGACATCGAGATCACGCTGGAGGCCAATCCCACGGACGCCGAGGCCGGCCGTTTCGCCGCCCTGGCCGACGCCGGGATCAACCGCCTGTCGATGGGCGTCCAGGCGCTGGACGACGCCGCCCTGCGTTTTCTGGGTCGCGACCATTCGGCGGCCGAGGCCCTGCGCGCGGTCGATCTGGCCCGCCGCGCCTTCGACCGTCTGTCCATCGACCTGATCTACGCCCGCCCGGACCAGACGCCGCAGGCCTGGGCGGCCGAACTGACGGCGGCGCTGGCGCTCGGGTTCGAACACGTCTCGCCCTATCAGCTGACCATAGAGCCGACGACCGCCTTTGGTCGGGCCTTCGCACGCGGAACCTTGACCCCGCCGGACGAGGACCGGGCCGCCTCCCTCTACGAAACCACCCAGGACGTCCTCTCCGCCGCCGGCTTCGAAGCCTATGAGGTGTCCAACCATGCGCGCGGTCCCGCCGCCCGGTCGTCGCACAATCTGCATGTCTGGCGCGGCGGCGATTATCTGGGGGTCGGCCCCGGCGCCCATGGCCGGCTGACGCTGGACGGCGTCAGGACCGCGACCGTCGCCCACCGCCGCATCGCCGACTATGTGGCGGGCGTCTCAAGCCTCACGCCCTGGTCCGAGCGCGACGCCCAGACTGCGGCCGACGCCGCCGAGGAACGGCTGCTGCTGGCCCTGCGCACTACCGAAGGCGCGCCTGCAACCCTGCTGTCAACGCTCGGCCTGTCGCCTGAAGACGCGCCGGTCGCGGACCTGATCGCCGACGGATTCCTGACGCTGAAGGCCGAGCGACTGATCACCACCGAGCGCGGCCTTCCGGTGCTGGACGGTGTGCTGAAGGCGCTGCTGACCTAG
- the rdgB gene encoding RdgB/HAM1 family non-canonical purine NTP pyrophosphatase, translated as MNLKLIKGMRIVVATHNAGKVPEISGLLGGNYQLVTAGQLNLPEPDETESTFTGNAMLKARHAAELSGEVSLADDSGLSVAALDGAPGIFSARWAGPGKDFAVAMKKVEERLEEIGATDRTAWFTSALAVAWPDGPCVVVQGEVHGQLTFPPRGDRGFGYDPLFIPNGGDQTFGEMEPAAKDAISHRTVAFAKLRAALID; from the coding sequence ATGAATCTCAAGCTTATCAAAGGGATGCGGATCGTCGTGGCGACGCATAACGCCGGCAAGGTTCCCGAAATCTCGGGGTTGCTGGGCGGAAATTACCAACTCGTCACCGCCGGCCAGCTGAACCTGCCTGAACCCGACGAAACGGAGAGCACCTTCACCGGCAACGCCATGCTGAAGGCGCGTCACGCGGCCGAACTGTCGGGCGAGGTTTCTCTGGCCGATGATTCCGGCCTGTCGGTCGCCGCGCTGGATGGCGCGCCGGGCATCTTCTCCGCGCGCTGGGCCGGACCGGGCAAGGATTTCGCCGTCGCCATGAAGAAGGTCGAGGAACGGCTGGAAGAGATCGGCGCGACGGACCGCACCGCCTGGTTCACCTCGGCCCTGGCGGTCGCGTGGCCGGACGGCCCCTGTGTGGTGGTGCAGGGCGAGGTTCACGGCCAGCTGACCTTCCCGCCACGCGGCGATCGCGGGTTCGGCTACGACCCGCTGTTCATTCCGAATGGCGGCGATCAGACCTTCGGGGAGATGGAGCCGGCGGCCAAGGACGCCATCAGCCACCGCACCGTCGCCTTCGCCAAGCTGAGAGCCGCCCTGATTGACTGA